From Bacteroidota bacterium:
TCGCGATTTGAAAGATACGAAGGGGAAAAGGAAATTATCAAATCCTATCAGGATTATTTAAATGTAGCAGAAGTTATATTTTTTATTGAGTCAAATCCACGGGTTGATATATATGAAAATACTGCTATTGTTTGTTATGATTATCATGCAAAGTTGTGTTTTTCAAAAAAAGATACGATAGAGACAAAAGGCAGGGATATGTATATTCTTACTTTTGAAAATAATAAATGGAAAGCCGTTGCCAATCAATTTTCAACAATAAATAATTAAGCTATTCTTCATGAAAAATCAAATTACTCCAACTCAACTTTTTTCGCAGCTTGTGCCTAAGAAAAAAATATCAAGAATTTTACAATTTCCCCTTAGCCGGATATTTGTAGCCTTCCTTTTTCTGATACCCGTAATCTTAACCTATAATCTGCTATCAATCTTTGTCCTTGATGGGCTTGGAGAGCCTTTGGGAAGTTATGTTCATTATGCGACAATTCCAGTATTCATCTTTTTACTGTTTATATTGTATGCTAAATACACCAAGAGTTTTGAAGGACGGAAGGCATTTGAATTAAATTTTAATGGATGGCATAAGGAATTTGGTATAGGATTAGCAATTGGCGGAGGTATGGTTGTTATTATAACAGCTATTTTATGGATATTGAATTTCTACGCTGTTGATCATTTAAATTCGCCCCAAGTTCTATTTACAGGGTTTTTAAGATATGGTTATGGTTCGCTACTTGAAGAGTTGATTTTTACTATCATTTTTTTTAGGCTCATAGAAGAGTATTCTGGCACGCTTGTTTCATTCATCGCAACTTCGATGCTATTTGGGTTGATGCATCTTGGAAATGACGGTGCAACTCTAGGAAGTTCCTCGCTGATAATGCTTGAGCATATAGTAATTCTTGCACCCTTCATGCTGACACGTAGAATATGGATGGTATGGGCCATTCATCTTAGTTGGAATTATTTTCAAACTGCAGTTTTTGGAATGAACAATTCAGGAATGGCTCACGGTGGATTCATCACTCCCAATATCTCTGGTCCAGAATGGATTACAGGAGGTTCTTTTGGAATTGAAGCATCCTACTTGTCAATTTTTGTGAATATTGCATTTGGTGTAGTTATTCTATTATTGGCTATTAAAAGAGAGCAGTTTGTAAAGGTTAAAAATCCATTTGCTAAAACTACCATCAAGGTCAATAGATAATTAAGGTGGGGATTGAACCATTCGCTAATTGACATGGAGCCATTATTGTAATTTAATACTGCGACTCTATGTATTATCAAATAGGCTTTAGAATTGCATTTAATTGTTAAATTTGTTATTCCACAGAATAAATTTTATTATCATAACATAATTACAACAAGATGAATTAGAAACTTGTTCTGGTTTTTCATACAACGAAAAAATTCTTCTTAAATCACAAAAAAAGAAAAAACATATGAAAAAAATCCTGTTTTTATTGATATTCTTTTGTTTCGTTAACCTATTTTGCTATTCACAGCAGAATAACATTATTGAAGATAAATTTCTGATCGTACTAGATATTCAGGAATATTATACAAAAAATAAACTGCCTGAAATTTCTGCTCAAAAAATAATTGATTCTGTCAACTATGTAATTAATCATACTGACCCCCACAAGGTAATTTACATAAAGAGCATCCATAAAGTATTAATCTTGTCCCTTTCTTTTCCTTTTTTATATATTACTATCGATGCCCAAGCGATGAGTTTTGATAAAAGAATGAATGTGGTGAATGATCATATTTTTATAAATGATAATTTCAGTGTATTTACCATAGAAAAACTAAGAAATTTCCTTAAGCAAATCAACGCAAAAGAAATTGTGATGATCGGCGTTATGGCGGAAGAATTTATATCTGAATATTTGATTGAGGGAAAGGAACTTGGTTATGATATGTACACAATTCCGGAAGCCATTATTGGAAAATCACAAAAAAGTAAAGATGAAGCGATCATAAAACTTATAAAAAAGGGAATTAAAATAATTGATATTAATACCCTGACAGATAACAAAGAATAAATGCACTTTAATTGGAAATTAAATTTTATGCTTTTGCCAACAATTGCAACATGGCAAGAATTGTTTAGCAGTAATAAACAGATATAGATAGATTTAACTCTGACTTTTCGTGTTGAGACTTCTTATTTGCAGAATAAGCCTGATCGCTTGACTTTCTGAATTTATCATTACCCAACGGGGGAAAATTTTTTATGTGAATATGATCAGATTGAACTGAGGTTAATTTGATAACAGCTTCAGTTTATTCGGCCGGTTTTCTACTTATCCTTAATCACATATTCCTTTGGATGTTCTGCACCCAGCAAATATTTCACAAAATAATCCCAGCGTTTGCGGATCATATAGGTTTCACGTCCAAAACC
This genomic window contains:
- a CDS encoding nuclear transport factor 2 family protein; translation: MKKAFQLTSILVLVILLSLTIISCSPKQDEYKIQAWKTVKTINRLWAIERDIDSLALFFHKNMVLIAPSRFERYEGEKEIIKSYQDYLNVAEVIFFIESNPRVDIYENTAIVCYDYHAKLCFSKKDTIETKGRDMYILTFENNKWKAVANQFSTINN
- a CDS encoding CPBP family intramembrane metalloprotease, which translates into the protein MKNQITPTQLFSQLVPKKKISRILQFPLSRIFVAFLFLIPVILTYNLLSIFVLDGLGEPLGSYVHYATIPVFIFLLFILYAKYTKSFEGRKAFELNFNGWHKEFGIGLAIGGGMVVIITAILWILNFYAVDHLNSPQVLFTGFLRYGYGSLLEELIFTIIFFRLIEEYSGTLVSFIATSMLFGLMHLGNDGATLGSSSLIMLEHIVILAPFMLTRRIWMVWAIHLSWNYFQTAVFGMNNSGMAHGGFITPNISGPEWITGGSFGIEASYLSIFVNIAFGVVILLLAIKREQFVKVKNPFAKTTIKVNR
- a CDS encoding isochorismatase family protein, with protein sequence MKKILFLLIFFCFVNLFCYSQQNNIIEDKFLIVLDIQEYYTKNKLPEISAQKIIDSVNYVINHTDPHKVIYIKSIHKVLILSLSFPFLYITIDAQAMSFDKRMNVVNDHIFINDNFSVFTIEKLRNFLKQINAKEIVMIGVMAEEFISEYLIEGKELGYDMYTIPEAIIGKSQKSKDEAIIKLIKKGIKIIDINTLTDNKE